ACGGTGCCTGCTTTCGAATTTTGCGAAATTACTGCCTGTAACTTTTATTTCTTTTTCAAGAAGAGAACGGAGGATTATTACATGATTCGTTTCATTGCCTGTAATAACAATATTGTTTTTCTCCTTATTTGAAATAATAGCACTTGAAATGCTTTTTTCAGTATCCATTAATGCACCTAAGACATAATTATAGCCAAATATTTTTCCTATCACATTGAGTGTCCGGGCCTGTATAGAAGGGCCAGGTAATTCTGTCAGGCCCGTTTTGCTTGCCTTTGCAAATGCCCGGGCATGACTTGTCTCAATTTCACTCATTTGCCTGAATACATGGGCAACTGTTTCGTCTGACTCATTATCGGCAAGTTTTTGGTATAAAAAACTCGCGTCAATCTCGGTTTGCAGGTTTTTATTTTTCATTTATTTAGTAAAGAAGGGAAAATCAGTACTATAAGGCTTACAGACAAATTAATATTTCTCAAAGATAGGATCAGCTCAAGTATTTTGCCAGTATAATTGCATCAACAATTCCCAAAAAAAGCAAATAAGTATAAGGATTTGCACAATTTATTGTAAAACCCCTTATTCTGTCCTGCTTAGTCACGATGATCCTTTTATCTTTCTTATTAAAATAGAAAATCCCCCATTTGTAATTGTCAGGATCGTCAGCAGGATCATTCAGGTTTTGATTGCTAAAGTCTTTTTTCATACCTTTAAAGATAGTGGTTTTAAACTCTATTTCTAAACTAACATTGATTTTTCAACGATAAAAATTAAGACAAATTTACTATACTTGCCAAAAAAAAGAGATTGATCATGTGGGTATCGGGACCGATTTTGACGGTGGCGGTGGCCTTGCCGACTGCGAGGATGTTAGCCAATTGGGTAAAATCACCCTTGAGCTTGTCAAACGTGGCTACACGGAAAAGGATATCCGTAAAATATGGGGTGGCAATATAATGCGTGTTATGCGCCAGGTGCAGCATATGAATCTCTGAAAAGCCTTGTTGCCAGAAATAAAAAAAAAGGTGCCTCAATTTTGAGGCACCTTTTTTTAAAGATTAATGTTTTGTGCTTATATTAAGATAACTTAACATTTACTGCATTTAATCCTTTTTTTCCTTCCTGAAGCTCAAAGGTTACTTTATCGTTTTCTTTGATCTCATCTTTTAATCCCGATACATGTACAAAGTATTCCTTGTCCGATGCATCGTCTTTAATAAAACCGAATCCTTTTGAATCATTAAAGAATTTTACTGTTCCTGTGTTCATAATGTATTGTAATTATTAATTTTGGCAAAGATACAACTTTTTATTTATATACTTACTTTATCTTCAATAAATTAAATTTTTCTTTTTTTAGTGCCTGTTTTAAAGGTTTTATATAATCTTTTAATACCAAAGTCAAAGTTAATCGGGAAAAGTGATCAGTTTTTCCAGCACCCCCAGGTTTACGGAATTTTCATGAAAACTCCCCATCCAGCGAATACAACGATTGGCATCAAGGGGTATTCCGATTACCGGGATATTGTATTTTTGACATTTTCTCATTCCCCATACTAATTCCGGGATACATGCAATACCTAAGATCCCCAGTGTTTCATTGGTTTTGATTAATGATTTCGCCTTCTTCTTCAGATTTCCGCCCATCCATATGTAAGCATTGATGTTGTTATCGTTTAAAAGGCGGCTTATATGATTCTGGTAGCAGATCTTTGAGCAATGTTTGCACCGGTAATCGAAACCATCACTGGATGCTTTACAGTCTGCCTTAAAATCTCTTAAGTAATGGGGGAGAAGGGCTATTTTTTTATCAGTATTCCTGAATCCGTTTGTGTATAACCGGTTAGTCAACTCAATTTCCAGCATATAAATGTGATATTGCAATTTTGTCGTTCTCAGCCTTCTGTCCCAGGATTTTAAAACAGGTAAACTCCTCAAATGTTCATCCACTTTCTCTGTATAATCAGGCAAAAATTTGTTCAGGAGATGGAGAATAAATGAAATCAATGTAGAATTTTCCTCTTTAACGCTGATTCTCTCTAAAAGACGCCTCTTGCTGCTATACGACTGAATAATCTGTAAAACACATTT
The window above is part of the Bacteroidales bacterium genome. Proteins encoded here:
- a CDS encoding cold shock domain-containing protein, whose protein sequence is MNTGTVKFFNDSKGFGFIKDDASDKEYFVHVSGLKDEIKENDKVTFELQEGKKGLNAVNVKLS
- a CDS encoding DUF116 domain-containing protein — its product is MANFIFPLTYTPIHGKTYTLFGKSDTSSHYYQKIENLAESVLERCDDIKCVLQIIQSYSSKRRLLERISVKEENSTLISFILHLLNKFLPDYTEKVDEHLRSLPVLKSWDRRLRTTKLQYHIYMLEIELTNRLYTNGFRNTDKKIALLPHYLRDFKADCKASSDGFDYRCKHCSKICYQNHISRLLNDNNINAYIWMGGNLKKKAKSLIKTNETLGILGIACIPELVWGMRKCQKYNIPVIGIPLDANRCIRWMGSFHENSVNLGVLEKLITFPD